In one window of Gemmatimonadota bacterium DNA:
- a CDS encoding lysoplasmalogenase: protein MSALLLALALACIAGEYLDLPVLIYVTKPLATLITIAIAVRATNPVSPRYRTLVTAGLVASLAGDVFLMLPGDRFIAGLASFLVAHLLYIAAFAGAGGGLRSPASALPVGVFALAMLATLWPELGALRLPVAAYVMVIAAMGWQALARWGRSPGAELAALGAVSFLVSDSALAVGRFMGPFGGDRALVLGTYWLAQWCIARSVAGPGRFSARG, encoded by the coding sequence ATGAGCGCGCTGCTGCTGGCGCTCGCCCTCGCGTGCATCGCGGGCGAGTACCTGGACCTCCCGGTGCTGATCTACGTCACGAAGCCGCTCGCGACGCTCATCACGATCGCGATCGCGGTGCGCGCGACGAACCCGGTCTCGCCCCGCTATCGCACGCTCGTCACCGCGGGCCTCGTCGCCTCGCTGGCCGGCGACGTCTTCCTGATGCTGCCGGGGGATCGGTTCATCGCCGGGCTCGCGAGCTTCCTCGTCGCGCACCTCTTGTACATCGCCGCGTTCGCCGGCGCGGGCGGCGGACTTCGCAGTCCCGCGTCGGCGCTGCCCGTGGGCGTGTTCGCGCTCGCGATGCTCGCCACCCTCTGGCCGGAACTCGGGGCGCTGCGACTCCCCGTCGCCGCGTACGTCATGGTCATCGCCGCGATGGGCTGGCAGGCGCTCGCGCGATGGGGCCGTTCGCCGGGGGCCGAGCTCGCGGCCCTCGGCGCCGTGAGCTTTCTGGTGTCCGACAGCGCGCTCGCCGTCGGGCGGTTCATGGGGCCGTTCGGCGGGGACCGGGCGCTCGTGCTCGGGACGTACTGGCTCGCGCAGTGGTGCATCGCGCGTTCGGTGGCGGGTCCCGGCCGATTCAGCGCGCGAGGATGA
- a CDS encoding D-aminoacylase: MLTRLRSAIATLFVLSSACVPRGAVAPAPAAAAGDGYDVIIENGRVVDGTGAAWYYGDVALRGDRIAAIGPRGAFHGARAASRVDATGQVVAPGFIDIQAHSIEHYMVGDGRAISMVTQGITTAIHGEGSSLGPMNDHLLRSEADTASRRMLSQFTGPHGFGKWLEYMVARGTSQNVGSFLGDGTLRVYAKGEEEGPLSPAELDSMRAAVRNAMADGAFGLASALIYPPNTYASTEELIEAAKAMAPYGGVYITHMRSEGDKFLEAMDEAIRIGREGGVPVEIYHLKASGPRNWYKMPLAIAKIDSARAAGQDVQANMYLYPAGGNSFASCIPPKYAAGGRLMENLRNPALRATMVAEMHAVDAGYENLCEIATPANVMVVGFRQEANKRFEGKRLSDIASALGKDWAEVIIDLNVEESLGLGELLFLMSEDNMRLQLRQPWMKFGTDAGSSDPATARGMVHPRTYGNFPRIFARYVREQQVITLEDAVRKASAAVATRLSLNDRGVLRAGLKADVIVFDPATIRDNATFEQPHQLSTGVRDVFVNGVAVLRNGQHTGAKPGVVVRGPGYRP; this comes from the coding sequence ATGCTCACGCGCCTGCGCTCCGCCATCGCCACGCTGTTCGTCCTGTCCTCGGCCTGCGTTCCGCGCGGAGCGGTCGCGCCGGCGCCCGCCGCCGCGGCCGGCGACGGGTACGATGTGATCATCGAGAACGGCCGCGTGGTGGACGGCACCGGCGCGGCCTGGTACTACGGCGACGTGGCGCTGCGCGGCGACCGCATCGCGGCGATCGGACCCCGGGGCGCCTTCCACGGCGCCCGTGCGGCGTCTCGCGTGGATGCGACCGGACAGGTGGTCGCGCCGGGGTTCATCGACATCCAGGCGCATTCCATCGAGCACTACATGGTCGGCGACGGCCGCGCGATCTCGATGGTCACGCAGGGCATCACGACCGCGATCCATGGCGAGGGGTCCTCCCTCGGCCCGATGAACGACCACCTGCTGCGGTCCGAGGCGGACACCGCGTCCCGACGAATGCTCTCGCAGTTCACGGGGCCGCACGGTTTCGGGAAGTGGCTGGAGTACATGGTGGCGCGCGGCACGTCGCAGAACGTCGGCTCCTTCCTCGGCGACGGCACCCTCCGCGTCTATGCGAAGGGCGAGGAGGAAGGTCCGCTCTCGCCCGCCGAGCTCGACTCGATGCGCGCCGCCGTGCGGAACGCGATGGCCGACGGCGCCTTCGGCCTCGCGAGCGCGCTCATCTATCCGCCCAACACCTACGCGAGCACCGAGGAGCTCATCGAGGCCGCGAAGGCGATGGCCCCGTACGGCGGTGTGTACATCACCCACATGCGCTCCGAGGGCGACAAGTTCCTCGAGGCGATGGACGAGGCGATCCGCATCGGGCGCGAGGGTGGCGTGCCGGTGGAGATCTACCACCTGAAGGCAAGTGGTCCGCGCAACTGGTACAAGATGCCGCTCGCGATCGCCAAGATCGATTCGGCGCGCGCGGCCGGACAGGATGTGCAGGCGAACATGTACCTGTACCCCGCCGGCGGGAACTCCTTCGCGAGCTGCATCCCGCCCAAATACGCCGCGGGCGGCCGCCTGATGGAGAACCTGCGGAACCCCGCGCTTCGCGCGACGATGGTGGCCGAGATGCACGCGGTGGACGCCGGGTACGAGAACCTCTGCGAGATCGCGACGCCGGCGAACGTCATGGTGGTCGGCTTCCGGCAGGAGGCCAACAAGCGCTTCGAAGGCAAGCGACTGAGCGACATCGCCTCCGCGCTCGGCAAGGACTGGGCCGAGGTGATCATCGACCTCAATGTCGAGGAGTCGCTCGGACTGGGCGAGCTGCTCTTCCTCATGAGCGAGGACAACATGCGGCTGCAGCTGCGCCAGCCCTGGATGAAGTTCGGCACCGACGCCGGCTCCTCCGATCCGGCGACCGCGCGCGGGATGGTGCACCCGCGCACCTACGGCAACTTCCCGCGCATCTTCGCGCGGTACGTCCGCGAGCAGCAGGTGATCACCCTCGAGGACGCGGTGCGGAAGGCGAGTGCCGCGGTGGCGACCCGGCTCTCGCTCAATGACCGTGGCGTGCTGCGCGCCGGCCTCAAGGCCGACGTCATCGTGTTCGACCCCGCCACCATCCGCGACAACGCCACCTTCGAACAGCCGCACCAGCTCTCGACCGGTGTGCGGGACGTGTTCGTGAACGGCGTGGCGGTGCTGCGGAACGGCCAGCACACCGGTGCCAAGCCCGGAGTCGTGGTGCGTGGGCCGGGGTACCGGCCGTGA
- a CDS encoding alpha-hydroxy-acid oxidizing protein, whose translation MSEPIAARRALLKYLAASPLLAALAGTACDAEGDDAPAAADRFGSLGEPDQELGELVASADKALDVFDLRVTAQQALPPAHYGYIATGVDGDVTLRANRSAFSHWHLRSRRLVGVTDIDMRTTVAGTAMDTPIIVMPTGSQRAFHPDGELATARAAKSEGHLMMLSTVSTTSVEDVAAARGAPIWYQLYPTSRWEITEKLLRRAEGAGCPVVVLTVDLPVSSNRISIQRFIKRDRRDCSQCHAQSDAYGSMNTQFARKPMFDGVEMKDSDFNIPMLTWDFVEKLKAATPMKVFVKGIVTAQDAAHCIARGADGIVVSNHGGRADESGRGAIDCLPEIAREVRKRVPVILDSGVRRGTDVFTALALGADAVGIGRPYLWGLGAFGEAGVARVLRLLKAELRTVMAIGGTRALADIGADSVMRAT comes from the coding sequence ATGTCCGAGCCAATTGCCGCCCGCCGCGCCCTGCTGAAGTACCTCGCCGCGAGTCCGCTGCTGGCGGCCCTCGCTGGCACCGCGTGCGACGCCGAGGGCGATGACGCGCCCGCCGCCGCCGATCGCTTCGGCTCGCTCGGCGAGCCCGACCAGGAGCTGGGGGAGCTGGTGGCGAGCGCCGACAAGGCGCTCGACGTCTTCGACCTCCGCGTGACCGCGCAGCAGGCGCTCCCGCCGGCGCACTACGGCTACATCGCCACCGGCGTCGACGGCGACGTGACGCTTCGCGCCAACCGGTCCGCTTTCTCGCACTGGCATCTGCGCAGCCGACGGCTCGTCGGCGTCACCGACATCGACATGCGCACCACGGTCGCGGGAACGGCGATGGACACGCCGATCATCGTCATGCCGACCGGGAGCCAGCGCGCCTTCCATCCGGATGGCGAGCTGGCCACCGCGCGGGCGGCGAAGTCGGAGGGGCACCTGATGATGCTCTCGACCGTCTCGACGACGTCCGTCGAGGACGTCGCCGCGGCGCGTGGCGCACCGATCTGGTACCAGCTCTATCCCACGTCGCGCTGGGAGATCACCGAGAAGTTGCTGCGTCGCGCCGAGGGGGCGGGCTGCCCCGTGGTGGTGCTCACGGTGGATCTCCCCGTCTCGAGCAACCGGATCAGCATCCAGCGCTTCATCAAGCGCGACCGGCGCGACTGCTCGCAGTGCCACGCGCAGAGCGACGCCTACGGGAGCATGAACACGCAGTTCGCGCGCAAGCCGATGTTCGACGGCGTCGAGATGAAGGACTCGGACTTCAACATCCCGATGCTCACCTGGGACTTCGTCGAGAAGCTCAAGGCGGCGACGCCCATGAAGGTCTTCGTGAAGGGCATCGTGACCGCCCAGGATGCCGCGCACTGCATCGCCCGCGGCGCCGACGGCATCGTCGTCAGCAACCACGGGGGCCGCGCCGACGAGAGCGGGCGCGGCGCGATCGACTGCCTGCCCGAGATCGCGCGTGAGGTGCGGAAGCGCGTCCCGGTGATCCTCGACTCGGGCGTGCGCCGCGGCACCGACGTCTTCACCGCGCTTGCCCTCGGGGCCGACGCGGTCGGGATCGGGCGGCCGTACCTGTGGGGGCTCGGGGCCTTCGGCGAGGCGGGCGTGGCGCGCGTGCTGCGGCTGCTGAAGGCCGAGCTGCGCACGGTGATGGCGATCGGCGGCACGCGCGCGCTGGCGGACATCGGCGCCGACTCGGTCATGCGGGCGACATGA
- a CDS encoding alpha-L-fucosidase, which produces MSAAALAPAAAPARSRTILALALAAGLLVPAPARAQAGYVPSAENLAAREWYQDAKYGMFIHWGVWSVLQDAEWVMNNRGITAAEFEQLPPLFDPKRFDARQWVATAKASGMRYITLVTKHHDGIALWDSKVSDWNVVKRTPFGRDIVRELAEECRRQGIKLFLYYSQLDWHHPDYFPRGQTGATAGRPMAGDWPHYLDYMDAHLTELLTGFGPIGGIWLDGLWDKPTADWRLDRTYALIHRLQPSALIIPNNHEPPRPGEDVQTFEKDLPGANSAGFNTTTIGALPLETAQTMNDSWGFRLHDRAWKSSRQLIRELAGAAGRGANYLLNVGPRPDGTFPDTVVATLAQVGRWLDVNGASIYGTRPGPLTPRPWGVTTQKGDTVFVHLLEGTDRVVALPALTRRVARAYLLDGGAAVTVANTAESVTLTLPRRDAATPDQVVALILAR; this is translated from the coding sequence ATGTCCGCTGCTGCGCTCGCTCCTGCCGCCGCTCCCGCCCGCTCGCGCACCATCCTCGCGCTGGCGCTGGCAGCCGGTCTCCTCGTGCCCGCCCCCGCGCGCGCACAGGCGGGCTACGTGCCGAGCGCCGAGAATCTCGCGGCGCGCGAGTGGTACCAGGATGCGAAGTACGGGATGTTCATCCATTGGGGCGTCTGGAGCGTGCTCCAGGACGCGGAATGGGTGATGAACAACCGCGGGATCACGGCGGCGGAGTTCGAGCAGCTGCCGCCGCTGTTCGACCCCAAGCGCTTCGACGCGCGCCAGTGGGTCGCGACGGCGAAGGCCTCCGGGATGCGCTACATCACGCTCGTCACGAAGCACCACGATGGGATCGCGCTCTGGGACTCGAAGGTGAGCGACTGGAACGTGGTGAAGCGGACGCCGTTCGGCCGCGACATCGTGCGGGAACTCGCGGAGGAGTGTCGCCGCCAGGGGATCAAGCTGTTCCTCTACTATTCGCAGCTCGACTGGCACCATCCCGACTACTTCCCGCGCGGGCAGACGGGCGCGACCGCCGGACGGCCGATGGCCGGGGATTGGCCGCATTACCTCGACTACATGGATGCGCACCTGACCGAGCTGCTCACCGGCTTCGGGCCCATCGGCGGGATCTGGCTCGACGGCCTCTGGGACAAGCCGACGGCCGACTGGCGACTCGACCGCACCTACGCGCTGATCCACCGCCTGCAGCCGTCGGCGCTCATCATCCCCAACAACCACGAACCGCCACGGCCCGGCGAGGACGTGCAGACGTTCGAGAAGGACCTTCCCGGCGCGAACTCCGCAGGGTTCAACACCACGACCATCGGCGCGCTGCCCTTGGAGACCGCACAGACGATGAACGACTCGTGGGGCTTCCGGCTCCACGACCGCGCGTGGAAGTCGTCGCGGCAGCTGATCCGCGAGCTCGCCGGCGCCGCGGGTCGCGGCGCGAACTATCTGTTGAACGTGGGGCCGCGCCCCGACGGCACCTTCCCCGACACGGTCGTCGCGACGCTCGCGCAGGTGGGGCGCTGGCTCGACGTGAACGGCGCGAGCATCTACGGCACGCGCCCCGGACCGCTCACGCCGCGCCCGTGGGGGGTGACGACCCAGAAGGGCGACACGGTCTTCGTGCACCTGCTCGAGGGAACGGATCGCGTGGTCGCGCTGCCGGCGCTCACGCGCCGCGTGGCGCGGGCCTACTTGCTCGACGGCGGCGCGGCCGTCACCGTGGCGAACACGGCCGAGTCAGTCACGCTCACGCTGCCGCGTCGCGACGCCGCGACACCGGATCAGGTCGTCGCGCTCATCCTCGCGCGCTGA
- a CDS encoding oxidoreductase: MLDRRTFVIKERVAFMKLSDTYDILDAESGATIGIAQERISGLVKTLRLLLGKRLMPTTVVIAEREGGAPVITLSRGPTFIRALVKVTDGAGKQLGVLRSKFFSFGGGFFVLNASGETVGEVKGNLVGWNFQFLTGGRKVGTIAKKWAGIGKELFTNADTYVVAVEDPKATASLTALILASGIAIDTVFKEQQK, from the coding sequence GTGCTCGACCGCCGCACCTTCGTGATCAAGGAACGCGTCGCGTTCATGAAGCTGAGCGACACCTATGACATCCTCGACGCCGAGTCCGGCGCGACGATCGGGATCGCGCAGGAGCGCATCTCGGGGCTCGTGAAGACACTGCGGCTCCTGCTCGGCAAGCGTCTCATGCCCACGACCGTCGTGATCGCCGAGCGCGAGGGCGGGGCACCGGTCATCACCCTCTCGCGCGGCCCGACCTTCATCCGCGCGCTGGTGAAGGTGACCGACGGGGCGGGGAAGCAGCTCGGCGTGCTCCGCTCGAAGTTCTTCTCGTTCGGTGGCGGGTTCTTCGTGCTCAACGCCTCCGGCGAGACCGTGGGCGAGGTGAAGGGCAACCTCGTGGGGTGGAACTTCCAGTTCCTCACCGGTGGGCGGAAGGTCGGGACGATCGCGAAGAAGTGGGCCGGGATCGGCAAGGAGCTGTTCACCAACGCCGACACCTACGTGGTCGCGGTGGAGGACCCGAAGGCGACGGCCTCGCTCACCGCCCTCATCCTCGCGTCCGGGATCGCGATCGACACCGTGTTCAAGGAACAGCAGAAGTGA